In Agromyces sp. 3263, a single genomic region encodes these proteins:
- a CDS encoding A24 family peptidase: MPLATLLTAVGAFIVGGALGWWPLAAWTQRSMTGELSSERMPLRTVRVAAATITAVTFAALALRFGLTWILPALLVFAGSATVLALVDLAEKRLPNAVIFPTLGAVAVLLVPASWAAGTWMALLWAVIGSAAMFAVYFLLALISPSAMGMGDVKLALVIGLLLGWFGLTAWLIALLAAFVVGGVVAIVALLLRRVTLRGSIPFGPSMLAGALIALLVVGS, translated from the coding sequence ATGCCGCTCGCCACCCTGCTCACCGCCGTGGGTGCGTTCATCGTCGGCGGCGCGCTCGGCTGGTGGCCCCTGGCGGCGTGGACGCAGCGCTCGATGACGGGTGAGCTGTCGAGCGAGCGGATGCCGCTGCGCACCGTCCGCGTCGCGGCCGCGACGATCACCGCCGTCACCTTCGCCGCCCTGGCGCTGCGGTTCGGGCTCACGTGGATCCTGCCCGCGCTACTCGTGTTCGCGGGATCCGCCACCGTGCTCGCCCTCGTCGACCTCGCCGAGAAGCGCCTCCCGAACGCGGTGATCTTCCCCACGCTCGGCGCGGTCGCCGTGCTGCTCGTGCCGGCGTCGTGGGCCGCGGGCACGTGGATGGCGCTGCTCTGGGCGGTGATCGGCTCGGCGGCGATGTTCGCGGTGTACTTCCTGCTCGCGCTGATCTCCCCGTCGGCCATGGGCATGGGCGACGTGAAGCTCGCCCTCGTCATCGGCCTGCTGCTCGGCTGGTTCGGCCTCACGGCCTGGCTCATCGCGCTGCTGGCCGCGTTCGTGGTCGGCGGAGTTGTTGCGATCGTCGCACTTCTGCTCCGTCGGGTGACACTTCGAGGCTCGATCCCGTTCGGCCCGTCGATGCTCGCGGGGGCATTGATCGCCCTCCTCGTTGTGGGTTCATAG
- a CDS encoding Flp family type IVb pilin has product MLKAYSRAVARLNSLRTDEAGNAAEYGLIISIVALGIVVGLGALALALNGMFNNVAGQL; this is encoded by the coding sequence ATGCTCAAGGCATACTCGCGCGCCGTTGCGCGTCTCAACTCCCTCCGCACCGACGAGGCCGGCAACGCCGCTGAGTACGGGCTGATCATCTCGATCGTCGCGCTCGGCATCGTCGTGGGCCTGGGTGCCCTCGCGCTGGCGCTCAACGGGATGTTCAACAACGTCGCGGGACAGCTCTAG
- a CDS encoding Tad domain-containing protein, which yields MVRADVCASRKGSDAMRRLSVSTRSERGASAVLFALLLVPLLGFGGIAVDVGALYAEKAELQNGADAAALQIALACGKSETSPACLSGSPAAVAGQNDSNDGIAVIDQLSRNMSTNLVKVRTKTEDLGVRHPLASMIPGVGDATVVHADGAAEWGVPVAGTTIPLAIAECELTGRLASLDQANPSRFLLRSDTNAPCPSGPSGGFGWLADSDCSVTLGDNFVVQGTTGNNTGGTGCSSQQLDLLGKTVLVPLYDLFQAQGNAGSYTISRFASFYITGTKFGGNGTERYLGGAPLQPTFSGNARGLQGYFVRYVTMSEAYTLGNGPDYGSAIVRLTLRTS from the coding sequence ATGGTTCGGGCCGACGTTTGCGCTTCAAGGAAAGGCAGCGACGCCATGCGGCGGTTGAGCGTCTCTACGCGCTCTGAACGGGGCGCAAGCGCGGTCCTCTTCGCGTTGCTCCTGGTGCCCCTCTTGGGTTTCGGTGGGATCGCGGTTGACGTCGGTGCTCTCTACGCTGAAAAGGCGGAACTGCAGAACGGCGCAGATGCTGCTGCCTTGCAGATCGCGCTCGCCTGTGGAAAGAGTGAGACGTCGCCGGCCTGCCTGTCTGGCAGCCCCGCAGCGGTCGCAGGCCAGAACGATTCGAACGACGGCATCGCGGTCATCGACCAACTGAGCCGAAATATGTCCACGAATCTCGTCAAGGTGAGGACCAAGACGGAGGACCTCGGTGTGCGTCACCCGCTCGCCTCGATGATTCCAGGCGTCGGCGACGCAACGGTGGTTCACGCGGACGGGGCCGCAGAGTGGGGCGTCCCTGTCGCCGGCACGACCATCCCGCTAGCCATTGCAGAGTGCGAGTTGACCGGTCGTCTGGCATCACTCGATCAAGCGAATCCCTCGCGGTTCCTGTTGAGGAGCGACACCAACGCCCCATGCCCGTCGGGACCGTCGGGCGGATTCGGTTGGCTCGCCGATAGCGACTGCTCGGTCACGCTCGGTGACAACTTCGTCGTGCAAGGCACGACCGGCAACAATACGGGCGGGACTGGGTGCTCGTCGCAGCAACTCGACCTGCTCGGCAAGACCGTTCTCGTGCCGCTCTACGACCTCTTCCAGGCCCAGGGCAACGCCGGCTCGTACACCATCTCGCGGTTCGCCTCGTTCTACATCACCGGCACGAAATTCGGCGGCAACGGCACGGAGCGGTATCTGGGCGGAGCGCCATTGCAGCCGACATTCTCTGGCAACGCTCGTGGACTGCAGGGCTATTTCGTCCGATACGTCACGATGAGCGAGGCCTACACGCTCGGCAATGGCCCCGACTACGGCTCCGCCATCGTTCGACTGACCCTGCGGACTTCCTGA
- a CDS encoding TadE/TadG family type IV pilus assembly protein, with product MHSTRNERGAAAVEFALIIPLLLLLVFGVMEFSRLYNEQISLSNAARSAARVMAIGNNQANAKNAAITAAPSLNPLLASGNVSISPGTCTPGATVNVTIDYTTSMLTGWFGPTFALQGKAATPCGG from the coding sequence ATGCACTCGACCCGAAATGAACGGGGCGCTGCCGCCGTAGAGTTCGCGCTCATCATCCCGCTGCTCCTGCTCCTCGTGTTCGGGGTTATGGAATTCAGTCGCTTGTACAACGAGCAGATCTCGCTCTCGAACGCAGCTCGATCCGCCGCTCGCGTCATGGCGATCGGCAACAACCAGGCGAACGCAAAGAACGCTGCAATCACGGCAGCGCCCTCCCTGAATCCTTTGCTCGCTTCAGGCAACGTGTCCATCAGTCCCGGTACGTGCACCCCCGGGGCAACCGTGAACGTGACCATCGACTACACCACGTCCATGCTGACTGGATGGTTCGGGCCGACGTTTGCGCTTCAAGGAAAGGCAGCGACGCCATGCGGCGGTTGA